One Manihot esculenta cultivar AM560-2 chromosome 18, M.esculenta_v8, whole genome shotgun sequence genomic window carries:
- the LOC110606007 gene encoding G-type lectin S-receptor-like serine/threonine-protein kinase At1g34300, with translation MEFPSLILPLLVFLSFHFIISSALITLGSSLSASNPNQTWRSPNSTFFLGFLQVGSSYVAGINYFGGVPIWTAGGPSVSVDVGGAFHFSSNGTLQLVNGSGAVVWDSNTSHLGVTSASLDDSGNLVLRNGTGFSVWSSFQNPTDTIVPYQNFTVNQVLKSGVYSFQLLKSGNLMLSWNDSINYWNQGLNSSIDSKLTSPVLGLQPIGILSISHFTLTSAHIVAYSDDYAEGNDILRFLKLDSDGNLRIYSSALGSGRTTVRWAALTDQCQVFGYCGNLGICSYNDSSSNPICGCPSENFEPVDVNDSRKGCKRKVEIENCPGSTTMLEMVHAEFLTYQPELSSQVFFVGISACRLNCLVSSSCAASTSLSDGSGLCYLKISDFVSGYQNPSLPSTSYVKVCGPVKPNPPANLQVVGNGKSRLHVWLVLVVVVITFAGLVAVEGGVWWWFCRNSPKFSSLSAQYALLEYASGAPVQFSHKDLNRATKGFKEKLGAGGFGAVYKGILANKTAVAVKRLEGIEQGEKQFRMEVATISSTHHLNLVRLIGFCSEGRHRLLVYEFMKNGSLDKFLFTTDEQLGKLLNWENRFNIALGTARGITYLHEECRDCIVHCDIKPENILLDENYNSKVSDFGLAKLVNPKDHRYRTLRSVRGTRGYLAPEWLANLPITSKSDVYSYGMVLLELVSGRRNFEVFAETNQRRFSLWAYEEFEKGNVHAIVDKRLVDHDVDMEQLTRAIQVSFWCIQEQPSQRPMMGKVVQMLEGIIDIEKPPAPKAIIIGSACGTSINTSSSDTAFSTFAASASAPAPSSFSSFQTTVVSPLP, from the coding sequence ATGGAATTCCCATCTCTAATTCTTCCTCTTTTAGTTTTCCTCTCCTTTCATTTCATCATTTCCTCAGCTCTAATTACGCTTGGTTCCTCCCTATCCGCTTCTAATCCAAACCAGACATGGCGTTCCCCCAACAGCACCTTTTTTCTGGGATTTCTCCAGGTGGGTTCCAGCTATGTTGCAGGCATCAACTACTTCGGTGGTGTGCCAATCTGGACTGCTGGTGGCCCTTCCGTTTCCGTTGATGTTGGTGGAGCCTTCCACTTCAGTTCTAACGGTACTCTCCAACTCGTCAATGGCTCCGGTGCTGTCGTCTGGGACTCCAATACTAGCCATCTCGGTGTGACCTCTGCCTCGCTGGATGATTCCGGCAATTTAGTACTCAGAAATGGCACTGGCTTTTCGGTTTGGTCTAGTTTTCAGAATCCTACAGATACCATTGTCCCCTATCAGAATTTCACGGTAAACCAAGTTCTTAAATCTGGTGTTTACTCGTTTCAGCTTCTTAAATCTGGAAATCTCATGCTGAGTTGGAACGATAGCATAAATTACTGGAATCAAGGTTTGAATTCATCCATAGATTCTAAGTTGACTTCGCCGGTCTTGGGATTACAGCCAATTGGGATTTTATCCATCTCCCATTTCACTTTAACGAGTGCACATATCGTGGCTTACAGTGACGATTATGCAGAAGGTAACGACATATTAAGGTTTCTGAAGTTGGACAGCGATGGAAATTTAAGGATTTATAGTTCTGCTTTAGGAAGTGGAAGAACAACTGTAAGATGGGCAGCTTTGACTGATCAGTGTCAAGTTTTTGGATATTGTGGGAACTTGGGGATTTGTAGTTACAATGATTCGAGTTCAAATCCAATTTGTGGATGCCCGTCAGAGAATTTTGAGCCGGTTGACGTGAATGATAGTAGAAAAGGATGTAAAAGAAAGGTGGAGATTGAAAATTGTCCTGGAAGTACAACTATGTTGGAGATGGTTCATGCCGAGTTCTTGACTTACCAGCCTGAGCTATCCTCTCAAGTTTTCTTTGTGGGAATATCAGCTTGCAGGCTGAATTGTCTTGTGAGTAGTTCTTGTGCTGCTTCGACATCTTTGTCTGATGGAAGTGGGTTGTGTTACTTGAAAATATCAGATTTTGTTAGTGGGTATCAGAATCCATCACTTCCTAGTACTTCCTATGTCAAGGTTTGTGGACCTGTCAAACCAAACCCTCCAGCTAATTTGCAAGTTGTCGGAAATGGCAAAAGTAGACTGCATGTATGGCTTGTTCTTGTTGTTGTTGTGATTACCTTTGCTGGTTTGGTTGCCGTAGAGGGTGGTGTTTGGTGGTGGTTTTGTAGAAATAGTCCCAAATTTAGCAGCTTGTCAGCTCAGTATGCACTTCTCGAGTATGCCTCTGGTGCACCAGTGCAGTTTTCACATAAGGACTTGAATCGAGCAACAAAAGGATTCAAGGAGAAGCTTGGAGCTGGAGGATTTGGAGCTGTTTATAAAGGCATTCTGGCTAATAAAACAGCAGTTGCAGTCAAGCGACTCGAGGGAATCGAGCAGGGCGAGAAACAGTTCAGGATGGAGGTTGCAACAATAAGCAGCACTCACCATTTGAATTTAGTGAGACTAATTGGGTTTTGCTCTGAGGGACGCCATAGGCTTTTGGTCTATGAGTTCATGAAAAATGGATCACTTGACAAGTTCCTTTTCACCACAGATGAGCAGCTGGGGAAGCTTCTGAACTGGGAGAATAGATTCAACATTGCCCTTGGTACTGCAAGAGGAATCACATATCTTCATGAGGAATGTCGAGATTGCATTGTTCATTGCGACATCAAGCCAGAAAACATTTTACTAGACGAGAATTACAATTCCAAGGTATCAGATTTTGGCCTGGCAAAGCTTGTAAATCCTAAAGATCACAGGTACAGAACTCTCAGAAGTGTAAGAGGGACAAGAGGATATTTAGCACCAGAGTGGCTTGCAAATCTTCCGATCACTTCGAAATCTGATGTTTACAGCTACGGCATGGTTTTGCTGGAGTTGGTGAGTGGAAGAAGGAATTTTGAGGTCTTTGCAGAAACAAATCAGAGACGATTCTCTCTGTGGGCTTATGAAGAGTTTGAGAAAGGCAATGTGCATGCCATTGTAGACAAAAGGCTTGTTGATCATGACGTGGACATGGAGCAATTAACAAGGGCGATTCAGGTGAGCTTTTGGTGTATTCAAGAGCAGCCATCTCAGAGGCCGATGATGGGAAAAGTGGTGCAAATGCTGGAAGGGATCATAGATATTGAGAAACCACCAGCTCCGAAGGCGATAATTATTGGCTCAGCTTGTGGCACAAGTATCAACACGAGCAGCAGTGACACTGCTTTTTCAACCTTTGCAGCTTCAGCTTCTGCTCCAGCTCCATCGTCATTTTCCTCATTTCAGACTACTGTAGTTTCGCCATTGCCTTGA